In Cutaneotrichosporon cavernicola HIS019 DNA, chromosome: 1, one DNA window encodes the following:
- a CDS encoding uncharacterized protein (Nitronate monooxygenase) codes for MAVLRTQLTDMFNIPHPILLAGMFVASGPKLAAAVTNAGGIGVIGGLALNPKQLRTQIAELKSFLNDKSAPFGVDLALVKVGGGARATNHDYTHGHLDELLDIIISEKTALFVCAIGVCPPEVVTKLHAGGVKVANMIGHPKHVGPVVKAGVDIVVAQGGEGGGHTGDIPFSVLLPAVVDACANLKTKKGNPVCVVAAGGVSDGRSLAAALMYGAQGVWVGTRFVASEEAAAPKAHKQQILDAKAGDTTRTLIYSGRPIRVRNTPYVAEWNERRADEIKDLTSRGIVPHSHEISKHPERSIEGKMWLMGEVAGSINQVLSAQQIVDDMVAGARKAILDGVADLSGGQARL; via the exons ATGGCAGTCCTTCGCACCCAGCTCACTGACATGT TCAACATCCCGCACCCCATTCTGCTTGCGGGCATGTTCGTGGCCTCTGGTCCCAAGCTCGCTGCGGCCGTGACCAACGCGGGCGGCATCGGCGTCATCGGCGGCCTCGCACTCAACCCCAAGCAGCTGCGCACCCAGattgccgagctcaagtCCTTCCTCAACGACAAGTCTGCTCCgttcggcgtcgacctcgctcTAGTTAAGGTTGGTGGCGGTGCCCGCGCCACCAACCACGATTACACCCACGGCCACCTGGACGAGCTTTTGGACATCATCATTAGCGAGAAGACTGCGCTTTTCGTCTGCGCCATCGGCGTGTGCCCACCCGAAGTGGTAACCAAGCTGCACGCCGGCGGCGTAAAGGTTGCAAACATGATTGGGCACCCAAAGCACGTCGGGCCAGTTGTCAAGGCCGGCGTGGACATTGTTGTCGCGCAGGGAGGCGAGGGAGGTGGCCACACGGGCGATATTCCTTTCtcggtcctcctcccagccGTCGTGGACGCCTGCGCAAACCTCAAGACCAAGAAGGGCAACCCGGTCTGTGTAGTCGCTGCCGGAGGGGTTAGCGATGGCCGTTCCCTCGCCGCAGCCCTCATGTACGGCGCCCAGGGAGTGTGGGTCGGCACTCGCTTCGTTGCATCCGAAgaggccgccgccccaAAGGCACACAAGCAGCAGATCCTCGACGCAAAGGCGGGAGACACTACCCGTACTCTTATCTACTCTGGCCGCCCCATCCGCGTGCGCAACACCCCCTATGTTGCCGAGTGGAACGAGCGCCGCGCAGACGAAATCAAGGACCTTACCTCGCGCGGAATCGTGCCACACTCGCACGAGATTTCGAAGCACCCCGAACGCTCTATCGAAGGTAAGATGTGGTTAATGGGAGAGGTAGCAGGATCCATCAATCAGGTGCTGTCCGCCCAGCAGATAGTCGACGATATGGTCGCGGGCGCGCGGAAGGCTATACTCGACGGCGTAGCGGATCTTAGCGGCGGCCAGGCGCGTCTTTGA
- the SER33 gene encoding uncharacterized protein (d-3-phosphoglycerate dehydrogenase 2) has translation MSQPQKIRRPSVTASDPPTTIPIPSNPRGLVESAFSATSPTQHLSTSPGAAGSFGGRSLKAFGSARQLHAFLPATFPAFPEEEGTATPRAGKIKILLLENISLEAAQFLKNAGYEVDHSTKAFSEQELLDKLPAYHAVGIRSKTKITAKVIEKCTQLLAIGCFCIGTNQVDLATAAKHGIAVFNSPFSNSRSVAELVISEIIALSRQLVDRASEMRAGIWNKVSKACWEVRGKTLGIVGYGHIGSQLSVLAESFGMNVIYYDVVPIMPLGTARQVDTLEHLLQTADFVTLHVPEIPDTIGMMGPAEFAQMKEGAFLINNARGKVVDLPALADALESRHLAGAAVDVFPKEPGSNGPGFSEDLGDFIPRLRKLPNLIMTPHIGGSTEEAQRAIGNEVANALSRFLNYGTSIGAVNFPEVDLRAITADDSRHIRVCYVHRNEPGVLRAINAILANHNIEKQFSDSKGDVAYLMADISGVGHEEVREIYEAINGTRANILTRLLY, from the exons ATGTCTCAGCCCCAGAAGATTAGGCGCCCCTCGGTCACGGCCTCGGACCCGCCCACCAC CATCCCCATTCCTTCAAACCCTCgtggcctcgtcgagtcCGCGTTCAGCGCTACCTCGCCCACTCAGCACCTGTCCACCTCGCCCGGGGCCGCTGGCTCGTTTGGCGGTCGCTCCTTGAAGGCATTTGGCTCcgcgcgccagctccaTGCCTTTCTTCCGgccaccttccccgccttcccggaggaggagggtacTGCCACCCCGCGTGCTGGCAAGATCAAGATTCTGCTCCTTGAGAACATctcgctcgaggccgcccaGTTCCTGAAGAACGCTGGTTACGAG GTCGACCATTCCACCAAGGCGTTTTCTGAGcaggagctcctcgacaagctcccAGCCTACCATGCCGTCGGTATCCGCTCCAAGACAAAGATCACCGCCAAGGTCATTGAGAAGTGCACTCAACTCCTTGCCATCGGCTGCTTCTGCATTGGCACCAACCAGGTCGACCTCGCAACCGCTGCCAAGCACGGTATTGCCGTGTTCAACTCGCCGTTCTCCAACTCGCGCtcggtcgccgagctcgtcatcTCGGAGATCATTGCCCTCTCGCGCCAGCTCGTTGACCGCGCCAGCGAGATGCGCGCTGGCATCTGGAACAAGGTGTCCAAGGCTTGCTGGGAGGTTCGTGGCAAGACCCTCGGCATTGTTGGCTACGGCCACATTGGCTCGCAGCTGTCGGTCCTAGCCGAGTCGTTCGGCATGAACGTCATCTACTACGATGTCGTCCCCATCATGCCCCTTGGCACCGCGCGTCAGGTCGACACGCTTGAGCACCTCCTTCAGACCGCCGACTTTGTCACCCTTCACGTCCCCGAGATCCCGGATACAATCGGCATGATGGGTCCCGCCGAGTTTGCTCAGATGAAGGAGGGTGccttcctcatcaacaATGCGCgtggcaaggtcgtcgacctcccTGCGCTTGCCGACGCGCTTGAGAGCCGCCACCTGGCTGgtgccgccgtcgacgtctTCCCCAAGGAGCCCGGATCCAACGGCCCCGGGTTCAGCGAGGACCTTGGTGACTTCATCCCCCGCCTCCGCAAGCTGCCCAACCTCATCATGACTCCCCACATTGGTGGCTCGACTGAGgaggcgcagcgcgccATCGGcaacgaggtcgccaaCGCTCTGTCCCGCTTCCTCAACTACGGCACCTCGATCGGCGCGGTCAACTTCCCTGAGGTTGACCTGCGCGCCATCACGGCCGATGACTCGCGCCACATCCGTGTCTGCTACGTGCACAGGAACGAGCCCGGTGTCCTTCGCGCGATCAACGCCATTCTCGCCAACCACAACATTGAGAAGCAGTTCTCGGACTCGAAGGGCGACGTCGCATACCTCATGGCAGACATCAGCGGTGTTGGCCacgaggaggtgcgcgagATCTACGAGGCCATTAACGGCACGCGCGCCAACATCCTCACCCGTCTGTTGTACTAG
- the wis1 gene encoding uncharacterized protein (Kinase-like): MSIDKTSPLPVDLAPTAAPANNAGLPIGTDSVLSSAANAANPTATDNSAPDAEFDALHIDSKCEANADHLEEHDRTENAPADAPRLAAPQLASNAAPGLPASASRSAEHSGCPVPPSSATSSFPPGSAHVTAGAHAATPPTSLRLPADGAPAAADRPPVPMPSAHSVHPGMRPPQDPVGGVRPPAGRGMAGPMGMRAPMGGPMGMGGRGAQVPIQTRLPPSLQAKMDKLAAQRSGAPSPSANSGMGPAPAATSMGALLRQQAFRAGQPGAQQGPNAGPLGLAARRAAAGRMTLNAPPGAPAGRGGLVAARGGIAGRRGPPGGLSLAQMGGPAPEESKFKDFGTIVDPNGSLKFSKAILHAGGVDFGDGQSFKINMDEIEVLGELGKGNYGSVQKVFHRPTGVTMAMKEIRLELDESKLNGIIMELDILHRAASPEIVEFYGAFTIESCVYYCMEFMDAGSLDKLTSTGGQTPNDLLAPGELLVPEPVLRRITAGIVRGLRFLKDELQIMHRDVKPTNVLMNRKGEVKLCDFGVSGQLEKSLAKTNIGCQSYMAPERIRGESQNQVSTYTVSSDVWSVGLSIIELAKGCYPYPPETFSNVFAQLTAIVNGPAPTLPPGYSDDANDFIAKCLLKDPAARPTYGELLQHPFLLADKDSDVDMVAWVAHTLERQAKRVVIPLAEVAS, encoded by the exons atgTCAATCGACAAGACCAGTCCCCTCCCAGTAGActtggcgccgacggccgcgCCAGCGAACAATGCCGGGTTGCCGATTGGCACGGATTCGGTGTTGTCCTCCGCCGCAAATGCCGCAAATCCGACGGCAACCGACAACTCGGCACCCGACGCTGAGTTTGACGCTTTGCATATCGACTCCAAATGTGAGGCAAACGCAGACCATCTTGAGGAGCACGACCGGACTGAGAACGCGCCCGCAGATGCCCCTCGGCTAGCGGCCCCTCAACTCGCTTCTAATGCCGCGCCAGGCCTTCCGGCAAGCGCTAGCCGAAGTGCGGAGCACTCGGGATGTCCTGTACCTCCATCGTCAGCAACGAGCAGCTTTCCTCCCGGATCCGCACACGTAACCGCTGGCGCACACGCCGCAACTCCTCCAACCAGCTTGCGTTTACCTGCGGACGGTGCTCCTGCCGCTGCTGATCGCCCTCCTGTACCAATGCCTAGTGCTCACAGTGTACACCCTGGCATGCGGCCACCACAAGATCCAGTTGGGGGAGTACGTCCCCCTGCTGGTAGAGGAATGGCGGGGCCGATGGGCATGCGCGCCCCGATGGGAGGTCCCATGGGCatgggaggacgaggggcACAGGTCCCCATCCAAACCCGCCTGCCCCCATCGCTCCAGGCCAAGATGGACAAG CTCGCTGCGCAGCGTTCTGGAGCACCGAGCCCTTCAGCCAACAGCGGTATGGGCCCAGCCCCGGCTGCGACATCGATGGGAGCTCTCCTCCGTCAACAGGCCTTCCGCGCCGGGCAGCCGGGTGCACAACAAGGTCCCAACGCGGGTCCTCTGGGGTTAGCGGCGCGACGGGCTGCAGCTGGCCGGATGACTCTCAACGCTCCTCCAGGTGCGCCTgcgggccgaggaggtctCGTAGCGGCCCGTGGTGGGATCGCCGGGCGTCGTGGACCACCTGGCGGTCTGTCGTTGGCCCAGATGGGCGGCCCTGCCCCAGAGGAATCAAAGTTCAAGGACTTTGGCACGATCGTGGACCCGAACGGCTCTCTCAAGTTCTCGAAGGCGATTTTGCACGCTGGAGGCGTCGACTTTGGTGATGGTCAGAGCTTCAAGATCAACATGGACGAGATTGAGGTTCTGGGCGAGTTGGGCAAGGGTAACTACGGCTCTGTACAGAAGGTGTTCCATCGACCCACTGGCGTCACGATGGCGATGAAG GAAATCCGCCTCGAGTTGGACGAGTCCAAGCTGAACGGCATCATCATGGAACTAGACATCTTGCACCGTGCTGCTTCGCCTGAGATTGTTGAGTTCTACGGCGCGTTCACCATCGAGTCCTGTGTCTACTACTGCATGGAGTTCATGGACGCCGGTTCTCTCGACAAACTCACGAGCACGGGCGGCCAGACGCCTAACGACCTGCTTGCACCTGGCGAGCTTCTTGTGCCCGAGCCCGTCTTGAGACGCATCACGGCCGGCATCGTCCGTGGCCTGCGCTTCCTTAAGGATGAGCTGCAGATCATGCACCGTGACGTCAAACCGACCAACGTGCTCATGAACcgcaagggcgaggttAAGCTCTGTGACTTTGGGGTCTCGGGCCAACTCGAGAAGAGTCTTGCCAAGACCAACATTGGCTGCCAATCGTACATGGCTCCCGAGCGCATCAGGGGCGAATCCCAGAACCAGGTCTCGACATACACGGTGTCGTCGGATGTCTGGTCTGTAGGCCTCTCGATCATTGAGCTCGCAAAGGGTTGCTACCCTTACCCGCCAGAGACGTTTTCCAACGTCTTTGCGCAACTGACGGCCATCGTCAACGGTCCAGCGCCTACGCTTCCTCCAGGCTACAGCGATGATGCCAACGACTTCATTGCCAAATG TCTTCTGAAGGACCCGGCCGCGCGCCCAACGTATGGCGAGCTCCTGCAGCACCCGTTCCTACTCGCAGACAAGGACTCGGATGTCGACATGGTGGCATGGGTCGCGCACACGCTGGAGCGCCAGGCCAAGCGCGTTGTCATTCCActtgccgaggtcgcgtCGTAA